AATTAGCACAATATGCGGCTACAATAGCAAGTAAAGGTACGCGCTATGCACCGCGTTTAGTAAAAGAAATTCGTAGAACTGAAAGTGATGGTAGTTTAGGCAAGGTGGAGTTAGTGAAAGAACCATTGATCATGAATCAAGTTAATGTGGATCCAGAGGCATTCGAACGGGTACACAGAGGGTTTTGGGCTGTAACTCATGATGTAGGCAGCCGCTCTTATAACAACTTCGGCAATTACCCTGTTGGGGTTGCCGGTAAAACGGGTTCAGGAGAGTCTTTCTATCAAGGAGAAGTAAAAGAAATAATTAATGAAACGACAACCAATTCTACTTACGTAGCCTTTGCGCCCTATGAGAACCCGGAAATTGCCGTAGCGGTCATTGTACCGTATATTCGCAATGAATCCGTACTTCCGGCCGGAGACCTTGTAAAAGCGACCATGGATGCGTATTTTGGATTTAACTAAGAATAGAGTGAAATAGAGGGGCCGGGAGTAATTTCCCCGGCCCCTCTTGTTTTTATTGAATGGTAATGATAGAAATAATTTCTTGGTATGACATATTTTTTGACAGCTCATATAATCCAAATTGCATTCTGTTTGCTAAATTGTTTTCTTCAATATAAGTTTGGACTTCTTCTGGGTCTTCAATCAGACCGGTTAGGTGCAGGTTCTCGATAACGACTGAAGTTGGTTGTCCTTCTTGAACAACGAAAACGAATGCTTCAGAATCAACAGATTCCTCTTGAGAACTTTCAGACTCAAGCGACTCGGACTCCTGGGAGCTCGTATTTATTTCTTCTTCATCTTCGCTACTTGAAGAAAGTTCTGGTTTTGACTCAGACTCCTTCACTACAAGGGATTCTGCTGATTCTACAGATGACTCAACCGGCATTGGTTTTTCATCTGTGTTTTTTGTTCGAGCAAGTCCACTCACTTGAAAAACAGTCAGGAGTATAGCTGCAAGAAAGAATCCTAAAGCTAGAAAACGTAATTGATCTTTTTTCATGATGATTCCTTTCTCTTACTCACTTTTTAGAGAGTCTTGATGGTTATCGATTTCCAACTCAACGGTTGTTTCAGGCAAATTTAGTTGTTCTGCTATTTCATCAAAGGTTTTACCTTTTTCATATAGAGATAAAATTTGCTGTTTGGTTACGTCGCTCAGTTTTTTGATTGTTAACGGCTGTTCTTCTGTTTCTGTATTTCCTAATGCTTTTTCTAATTGGCTAACACGTGTTTTTAGAATGTGCATTTCTTCTGTCATTTGGAGTGTGAATTCTGCTATTTCTTTCATAACTCCATCATCTTCTTCCTTCACAAAAAATGAAAGCGCCAAAAGAATGATTGCTGCAACAAACAAGATGATGATAATTGGCCATAATTCCATATTTTCACCTCAATTCTGGATGATTAAACCACTCTTAATATTCTAATACGCTAAATAACTTTGTGCAACTGCAAGTTTCCCTTTTTTTTCCTGAGTAATGTGTGTATAATAGTAACAGTTGTGATTAAGCACTGGCTATTTAGCTCGGTAAATGATACAATGCAACGTGCAAGAAGAACTAGTATTCTTCAACTTTTCTATGTTTGGAGGTTAGAAAAATGAGACTTAACATTACTTTAGAATGTACGGAATGTAAAGAACGTAATTATCTTTCTAAGAAAAACAAACGTAACAACCCTGATCGTTTGGAATTGAAGAAATTTTGCCCACGTGAAAGAAAAGTTACTCTTCACCGTGAAGTTAAATAACAACAGGATCTCCTGTTGTTTTTTTAATAGGAAAAGAAAGGGGTTTCTTATTGAAAAATAAAAAAACCATGCGACATATCATGTTGGAAAAATTAAAGAAACTGTCACCTCATGATAGAGAGGTCTTCGATAGTAGCCTGTTAAAGCAGTTGACTGCGAGTGACTTATGGAGGAATAGCAATTCAATAGGAATCACTCTGGCTAATTTCCCTGAGATTGATACAAAACAAATTGTTGAACGTGCTTGGGCAGAAGGGAAACGAGTTTGTATCCCTTACAGTGGGGAAAACCGAAAGTTATCCTTCTATGCTTACACACCCGATACAAAGTTGGAACGAAGTCGTTTTGGTATTATGGAACCAGTAAACCGGACGACAGAAATACCTAAAAATGCGCTTGAGTTACTGATTATACCCGGACTGGTTTATAACCAGGAAGGTTACCGGATTGGCTTTGGTGGCGGTTATTATGACCGTTATCTTGCCGATTATTTAGGTAAAACCTGTGCCATCTTATACCCGTTTCAGTTGGATGAACAAATTGATGTATTAGTCGAATCTTTTGATGTTGCGATACAGAAATTGTTCATTGCTTCTAGATAAATTATAATAGAACCAATTAACGGGGAGGTTTCATTATGAAAAAAATAAATTTACGCCATTATTTTCGCAGTAACCAACCGCTAGTGACGTATCTTTTTTTAGGAATACAAATAGTTTTGTTTGTATTGATGTCGTTAGATGGTGGGAGTACTAATATTTATACGCTCATTAGATACGGAGCTAATTTCAGCCCGGCCGTCATCAGTGGTCAGTGGTGGCGTTTCATTACGCCTATTTTTCTACACATTGGTTTTACGCATATCTTAATGAACAGCATTACACTCTATTACTTAGGTAGCCAAATGGAATGGATATATGGCAGCGGGCGTTTCTTTCTTATTTATATTTTAGGTGGCTTGATGGGGAACGTCGTGAGTTTTGGGTTAACCGATGCGGTATCAGCAGGAGCGAGCACTTCCTTATTCGGTCTTTTTGCTGCAGCGGTAGCTTTGGGAAGAATTTATCCGCACAATCATACGCTTCGAAACATGGCGCAAGGGTTTATTGTGCTGATTATACTAAACTTTTTGACGGGCTTTGCTTCTTCGGGTATCGACAACTGGGGCCATATCGGTGGTGCAGTTGGTGGCGCTTTGTCGGCATATTTTATTAAAGTACCCGCATTATTTCCGGTACAAACAGGCACACGCGTTAAAGCCGCAATTGCCTATGTTGCTATTCTTGTTTTAATGATTGGCATCGGCTATTCACGATTTTAATAAGAGTATATAAGTTTTCAGGAGGTTGACAGAAAAAATGACTAAGAAAATTTTAGGTATCGACTTAGGTGGTACCTCAGTTAAATTTGCAATTTTAACGGAAAATGGTGAAATCCAACAAAAATGGAGTATTCGGACGAATATATTGGATGAAGGATCGCACATTGTACCGGATATTATCGAGTCTATCAAACATCGCATGGAGTTATATGAGATGACATCTGAGGACTTCTTAGGGATTGGAATGGGCTCTCCTGGAGCGGTTAACCGTGAAAACGGTACGGTCTTCGGTGCTTACAACTTGAATTGGAAGCAAACAATTGAAATTAAGCAAGCAATTGAGGCGGAAACAGGTCTCCCGTTCTTTATTGATAACGATGCAAACGTTGCTGCACTTGGTGAAAAATGGCAAGGAGCAGGAGCAGACGATGATAATGTTGTCTTTGTAACATTAGGGACCGGTGTTGGTGGAGGTGTTATTACGGACGGCAATTTGGTGCATGGTGTGGCAGAATCAGGTGGCGAATTGGGACATATTACAGTTGATCCTAAAGACGGATTCGATTGTACATGCGGTAAGAAGGGGTGTTTAGAAACCGTTGCTTCTGCAACTGGTGTCTTAAACTTAACGCGTAAGCTTTCTGAAGAGTATGCTGGTGATTCACAATTGAAAACAATGGTGGATGATGGTGCAGAGATTACATCGAAGCAAGTTTTCGATTTAGCAAAACAAGGCGATGATTTAGCAGAAATGGTAGTTGATGAGTTTTCATTTTATTTGGGCCTTGCCTGCAGCCATTTAGGGAATATTCTTAATCCGAAATTCATTGTCATCGGTGGCGGTGTTTCGAATGCAGGGGAGTTTTTATTGGAGAAAGTCCGCAAAAACTTCGCACAATTCACATTTCCGAATGTCCGTGAAACAACGAAGATTAAAATCGCTGAGCTAGGTAATGATGCGGGCGTTATTGGCGCAAGTTATCTGGTAAAAACAGGACTGTAAACGAAATTCAAGAAAAAACATAGATTATTACCTGATAATTGTGTAAAATTAAGAGGTAAGGTTTATGGAAGGATGGGAATCGATAGCTATGAATGGTTTTGATATTTTCTCACTTATTTTGTGGACAGGATTAATTATTTACGGTATTTTTTGGCTTTACCGTTTTATTGAAGGTAAAAGAGCCGCCAAAGTTTTGAAACCAGAAGAGTTCAAGCAGGATATGCGTAAAGTCCAAATCGTGGATATACGTGAATCTCCTGAATTTGAAGCTGGCCATGTTCTAGGGGCGCGAAATATTGCATTTTCGCAATTCAAAGAGCGTTACTTGGAATTACGTAAGGACCAACCGATTTATCTTTATGATCAACGAAATGTTCTTTCGGGTCGTGCTGCGGCAATTTTAAAGAAAAATGGTTATTCAAATATCTATGCCCTTAAGGGTGGTTATGATAATTGGGATGGCAAGATTAAAAAAGGTAGATAATTTATTAATGTGGGGCCGGGAAATAACTCCCGGTCCCTTTCCTATTAACGAATAATTGTGGCGTAAACGTGCTCAAAAAGGCAGATCCGCCATCCACTTTGTCATGGTTGTTGCTGCTTTAGCAGCTTACAAACATGATACACTTGGGCTTCAGCCCACAGTGCTCCTGGAATAAGCATAGGATGGCCTGCGTCCATCCTATGCTTATTCGTTCCAGTGTTTCGGATCTAAACGCTTTTTTTCCCCACTCTCGTATTTTTTATTTAACTCATAAAAGTAATAATATATGTGAATAAAAGTACAAACAAGGTCGTTTGATATGCTATAATTAGAAATGAAGTGAACACATTTATTTAAGTGAAGGAGTGCTATCATGAATCTTGAAGAAGTAATGAAAATTTTACAGGAGCAAATGAAAGTTGCTGTTTTTGCTACTGTTGACGAAGATAATAAACCGCATGCCCGTCACGCGCATATTGGAGTTGCGAACGAGCATGGTGTATTTTTTATGACTCACCCGCGTACGAATTTTTACTCTCAGTTGATGACGAATCAAAATGTCGCTATTACAGCTATGTCGGAAGATGGCTATCTTATTCAAGTAATCCGGATTGAGGGTAAAATTCGCCAAGTGGATAAGGCGATGTTAAAGGAATTACTAAAAGACAATCCTTATGTGAAACATGTCTATCCAGATGAGTCCGATCGCCAAGGAGCGCAAGTGTTCCAATTGTATCAAGGTGAAGGATTCTATCACAGTCTCACGCAAGGGCATCGCTATGTATTCAAAATTGATGCGGAATAAAAAAGAAAAAAACCAATTACCTTTTAACAATAGAGGTAATTGGTTTTATTTAGTTTATAGGTTAAAGAAAAGTGAATAGAGGACTGAGATGAACATACTGCCAACCATCGCAAAGACCATTAACCAGATAATGATTTTAGAAAATTTGCTCGCTTTGGAAGTAGTGTTTGTTTTTTTAGTCAAACTGATTCCCACCTTTAATAGATTTCAATACTTAGTCTACAGGAAATAACGAGAAATGTAAACATTTCAAGAGATTTCAAATCTGTTACTAATCTTTGCTTCCCATTTAACAGCTTTTTTGATAGGATTATCCTTAGAGTAGAATGTGTTTATCGTGAAGGGAGTATTAAATATGTCTAAACAACAAATAGGCGTTGTAGGTATGGCCGTAATGGGTAAAAACCTAGCCTTGAATATTGAAAGCAGAGGTTACTCTGTATCCATTTTTAACCGTACAGGTTCAAAAACAGAGGCAGTTATTAATGAAAATCCTGAAAAAAATCTCGTACCAACATATACCATTGAAGAGTTTGTAGATTCTTTAGAAAAACCAAGACGTATCCTCTTGATGGTTCAAGCAGGTGCTGCGACAGATATGACGATTCAATCCCTATTACCACATTTGGATGAAGGAGACGTTTTGATTGATGGTGGAAATACCTTCTACCAAGAAACAATCCGTCGTAACAAAGAATTAGAAAACTCTGGTGTTAACTTTATCGGAACGGGAGTTTCCGGTGGTGAAGAAGGTGCGCTGAAAGGACCTTCTATTATGCCAGGCGGACAAAAAGAAGCGTATGAATTAGTAGCACCTATTTTAGAAAAAATCGCTGCTAAAGCCGAAGATGGCACACCATGTGTTGCTTACATCGGGAACGATGGAGCAGGTCATTATGTAAAAATGGTCCACAACGGAATTGAGTACGGTGATATGCAGTTAATCGCTGAGTCTTATGACTTAATGCGTAACTTCTTAAAGATGAGTGTAGAAGAAATTGCTGCCGTATTTAAAGAGTGGAGCGAAGGCG
This genomic interval from Jeotgalibaca porci contains the following:
- a CDS encoding endolytic transglycosylase MltG, giving the protein MKKDQLRFLALGFFLAAILLTVFQVSGLARTKNTDEKPMPVESSVESAESLVVKESESKPELSSSSEDEEEINTSSQESESLESESSQEESVDSEAFVFVVQEGQPTSVVIENLHLTGLIEDPEEVQTYIEENNLANRMQFGLYELSKNMSYQEIISIITIQ
- a CDS encoding LuxR C-terminal-related transcriptional regulator encodes the protein MELWPIIIILFVAAIILLALSFFVKEEDDGVMKEIAEFTLQMTEEMHILKTRVSQLEKALGNTETEEQPLTIKKLSDVTKQQILSLYEKGKTFDEIAEQLNLPETTVELEIDNHQDSLKSE
- the rpmG gene encoding 50S ribosomal protein L33, translating into MRLNITLECTECKERNYLSKKNKRNNPDRLELKKFCPRERKVTLHREVK
- a CDS encoding 5-formyltetrahydrofolate cyclo-ligase — protein: MKNKKTMRHIMLEKLKKLSPHDREVFDSSLLKQLTASDLWRNSNSIGITLANFPEIDTKQIVERAWAEGKRVCIPYSGENRKLSFYAYTPDTKLERSRFGIMEPVNRTTEIPKNALELLIIPGLVYNQEGYRIGFGGGYYDRYLADYLGKTCAILYPFQLDEQIDVLVESFDVAIQKLFIASR
- a CDS encoding rhomboid family intramembrane serine protease — encoded protein: MKKINLRHYFRSNQPLVTYLFLGIQIVLFVLMSLDGGSTNIYTLIRYGANFSPAVISGQWWRFITPIFLHIGFTHILMNSITLYYLGSQMEWIYGSGRFFLIYILGGLMGNVVSFGLTDAVSAGASTSLFGLFAAAVALGRIYPHNHTLRNMAQGFIVLIILNFLTGFASSGIDNWGHIGGAVGGALSAYFIKVPALFPVQTGTRVKAAIAYVAILVLMIGIGYSRF
- a CDS encoding ROK family glucokinase; this translates as MTKKILGIDLGGTSVKFAILTENGEIQQKWSIRTNILDEGSHIVPDIIESIKHRMELYEMTSEDFLGIGMGSPGAVNRENGTVFGAYNLNWKQTIEIKQAIEAETGLPFFIDNDANVAALGEKWQGAGADDDNVVFVTLGTGVGGGVITDGNLVHGVAESGGELGHITVDPKDGFDCTCGKKGCLETVASATGVLNLTRKLSEEYAGDSQLKTMVDDGAEITSKQVFDLAKQGDDLAEMVVDEFSFYLGLACSHLGNILNPKFIVIGGGVSNAGEFLLEKVRKNFAQFTFPNVRETTKIKIAELGNDAGVIGASYLVKTGL
- a CDS encoding rhodanese-like domain-containing protein is translated as MEGWESIAMNGFDIFSLILWTGLIIYGIFWLYRFIEGKRAAKVLKPEEFKQDMRKVQIVDIRESPEFEAGHVLGARNIAFSQFKERYLELRKDQPIYLYDQRNVLSGRAAAILKKNGYSNIYALKGGYDNWDGKIKKGR
- a CDS encoding pyridoxamine 5'-phosphate oxidase family protein, producing MNLEEVMKILQEQMKVAVFATVDEDNKPHARHAHIGVANEHGVFFMTHPRTNFYSQLMTNQNVAITAMSEDGYLIQVIRIEGKIRQVDKAMLKELLKDNPYVKHVYPDESDRQGAQVFQLYQGEGFYHSLTQGHRYVFKIDAE
- a CDS encoding DUF4044 domain-containing protein: MTKKTNTTSKASKFSKIIIWLMVFAMVGSMFISVLYSLFFNL